The nucleotide window TAGATAAATCGATTAAAAGCTGTCGCTCGAAATGTGGTTTCCTCGGTTTTTGGATGTTAATTTTTCCACGAAATCGTTTCGAGATCAGGAAGGTGGTCTGAGTTGGTAACAAAGCTGTAAATCACAAATTATTCAGGTTAGATACCATAAAGAATTTCAAGATACCAGATGCAGTTACAATTAATTAGTACCTTTTTTCAATGATGCCATTATTGAAAGGTAGGGCTTGTCCTTTAGACGTATTGATACACCTTTTTGTAgcttataataattgttttttacaaACTACAATAACAGTACATAACCTAACTTTTGCTTGCTTCAATTTTTAACTGTCAAGTGTCAATTATTGTTATGTCAGTCAGTGTCACaaacatagatataatattactaaacaagattgcgcacgctcaaaatatatatttacgaaaatgaactctattctaacgcaataaggtactaaattggttgcataatacacagaggcaaatccgagccgacagggatagttcgaacggaggctgtttgtctctttctaacaccttgccagcataaaaaaatgttgtgatcaaaagttttgtcttcccaaaaaacaattgaatcacataaaatttttatcttattttaacaattgtaagtcaacaaattaataacaatcgcattaatttattcgtttttattattaaaacataaacaacataaatttttattttgtttttttttttcttgcggtaaccctgaacattcttggcgcgtaatcagtatttaaaattttgtttatattttttgtattaaatcaatttaaactttaatctatttaaatggtgaaaaagtgttgcgtttatacttgtaaaagtgaatcctatggtggttgcaatatatcgttccacaggtaagctaataataacattttcgtaaaccaaacaactagggtgcccatgaattcttgtaacgagtcaaaatatgggtgatggattttaaaactgttgtactattgttatagcttcccaaaaaaagaaaaaaggcgacataaatggctcagcagtctatatatgaagtagaaatacaaaaaaaacagtcttcacttcgaatcttcctgcttttatactgctaattcccgctaattattaaaagcctttattagtatcttaaggtcacaaactgcgtaatttaaaacttcaataccaatctgtgtttaataatcttagcaaattcggatttgtctcacatagcttaatctcatagttaccctattagaaagggacagacagcctccgtactaactgtttcactcggctcgttttttgggtttatatgcgcagtcctgtttactaatattatgtctatggtcaCAAATATGGTTACAAAGTGCAAAGTACTGCCAGCATCagacattatcatcatcctgcccttatcccaattttattttttgtcggcgcaacatgttttcttctttcatactcttctatctgccatcatctcacaagtaagaTTCTTTCTAGCTATGTCGACGttcacacaatccatctatTGTTTCGAAGGTCCCATTCCTCAATATTCATGATCAATCATGAGTGTGTGTGCATAGCCATATTCGTGGATAATTTGTTTTTGCACTCTATTATCTACAGcttctcatcatcctccgagcctttttcccaaactatgttggggtcggcttccagtctaaccggattcagctgggtaccagtgctttacaagaagcgactgcctatctgacctcctattATCTACAACTTCTATGTACGGGTTATTCTATGTACAGATGGTTCCTCCAATTAAACATGCATGCTTCTTGGTTGAATACATCGGTTGAATAGCCTGCCctatgggcaaaaaaaaaattgaatatcaCAAATCCGAAATGTCATattatgtcaaagtcaaaaagagTTGCATGCATGTTGTTCGAAGTTTTCAAGCAAAGCAAGACAGCAGAAAGAGAAGTCGTGTTTCTAACGTGAAACGTGCATAAAGTGAAGATAAATAACCAAATACTCTCGCTCCGCATGGAATAGCATATATAAGAACGTATACTGAAGTAAAATTTAAACATAGTTGTGCGTTTAACcacttaaaataattgaaacatctGTTTTTCGGAGCTTACAAAAGAGGTTAGTTTTAATCTAGTCGTTGCACCACTGTTTCATTTCTGTTGTAACAAAGTTAATAGAAGATCAACTGTTTACCGGTTCCAGATAATGCGGGTTCAACAAGAGGACACTCCACCGTCGTCAGTGAATGGCGACGAAATCACAGGCATGGAAGACGAGATGTACTATTACGAAGAAGGGGAAGAGATACAGTTAGGGGATGACGAGTACCTTGAAGAGGTGACGGACTTAGAGGAGGAAGAGGAGGACGTTGATATGGAACCTCCAGAAGATCACGCAGCTTTCGTATTCAGTAAGCATGTTGGATCAGTGTTCTGTTGTGATCTACATCCTGAGGGAAAGTTAGCAGTCACTGGAGGTGAAGACGACAGGGCCTACGTGTGGTCTGTCGATAACGGACAGCTGTTGATGGACTGCACTGGCCACAAAGACTCTGTCATCTTTGCTGGCTTTAGTTTTGATGGAGCTTATTTAGCTACCGCTGACATGTCCGGACTAATCAAAGTGTGGAAATGTAACTTAGAAGAAAACCAACAAACTCCATGGACAGTCGCCTTTGAGTATGAAGCTGATGACTTAACCTGGGGCTTGTGGCACTTTGGAGCTAGAGTTCTTATATTTGGAACAGAATCTGGAGATATCTATGTGTTTAAAGTACCCTCGGGAGATACCAAAGTCTTACAAGGACACAATACTAAAGTGGAGTGTGGAAAGGTGAGCTATTTGTCTTAGGATGTTATTTGTTTCATTAAGACTTCTTAAAATTTATGATATTGATCAGATATAGCTGTTATCCTGTTTTAAGCAAGTCATTATATTTGCAGAAATTGTTTAGTCACTATTCATTCTCAACGTGCTGAGTAATCATGTAGCTATGTATCATTaatcaaactaataaaaataactatcttTCCAGTTGTTCCATGATGGTGTTCGCTTAGCGGCAGGTTATGAAGATGGAGTTGTGAAGATATGGGACCTCAAGACTTCAGCGGTGTTGCACCAGTTGCCTGCTACGGTACACCAGATCAGAGTCACGGCCATAGACACACATCCTGATGATAACCTCATGGCTTCTATATCTACTGATGGTGAGACTTTCCTATAAGAATAAGTAAATTGCAGAAAGTCTCACAGTTGTTTGGTTTTAACATCAAACTCtctgaaataaaaatctgtttaaGATCAAATCAGACCAGACCTattgtttacttatttttaccagGTTACATTAGAGAAAAAAGAGATTTGTATGTCCATGGAGTCAGGCTTACATTCAAATTCTAATTACTAattcttatacatattttcacaGGTAAAGTTGTACTAACAACACCAAACAATGGTAAAGTGGTTGGCCAGTTAGAAACGGAGAATGATTTGGAAACGGTTGCATTTGCACAAGACACACAGTTGGGATTACTTGCTACAGGTAAATAtcgtaaaaaaaacactaatttTCGTGATAGTAACTGGATTTTCCACTTGCCGTTCAACAATAAGGTCCCAATTACATTATggctaaacaatattttaagtttaaaaaatttGGAaggttttcatacattttgttaacaaatacattgaattacttataaataaaaatttgtttattttacaggaACACTAACAGGTGCAGTAGGCATATGGGATGTAGCCAGACAAATGATTCGTCATCAATGTGCCAAATCGGACGACGCTGTTGGCGGCGTTACCAAGATGGTTTGGGTGAAGAACCATTTGGTCACCGGCTGTCTCGACGGCTCCGTACGAGTTTACGAAGGCAGGACCGGAGAAAGAAGCCAGATGCTCACAGGACATCGGTCCGAAGTACTAGACCTATGTTTCAACCCAAAAGAAAGCCTAATACTCACCACCTCAGATGATGGAACCGCAAGGATATTTAAGTACGAAGTAAACAAAGATAATgattaaacatatattttttttagttttaataagcATCcccaatttatttctatttattgttaatattacatgtattgtttattgtatACAAAATACATGAACTGAAAACTAAATAATCTCATGAATTTACCTAAAATCCAAATACTTGAAAAGAAGAGAATATTTGAGAAGGGTTTTTGGGGCGCGATCGTGTGTTGATAACGCAACGGTAACCTTTTTTACATAGCGGTAACCTTTACAAAACTATTCAAATATTGGTTTAAGGTTCCATTCAAACAA belongs to Helicoverpa armigera isolate CAAS_96S chromosome 6, ASM3070526v1, whole genome shotgun sequence and includes:
- the LOC110376963 gene encoding angio-associated migratory cell protein, yielding MRVQQEDTPPSSVNGDEITGMEDEMYYYEEGEEIQLGDDEYLEEVTDLEEEEEDVDMEPPEDHAAFVFSKHVGSVFCCDLHPEGKLAVTGGEDDRAYVWSVDNGQLLMDCTGHKDSVIFAGFSFDGAYLATADMSGLIKVWKCNLEENQQTPWTVAFEYEADDLTWGLWHFGARVLIFGTESGDIYVFKVPSGDTKVLQGHNTKVECGKLFHDGVRLAAGYEDGVVKIWDLKTSAVLHQLPATVHQIRVTAIDTHPDDNLMASISTDGKVVLTTPNNGKVVGQLETENDLETVAFAQDTQLGLLATGTLTGAVGIWDVARQMIRHQCAKSDDAVGGVTKMVWVKNHLVTGCLDGSVRVYEGRTGERSQMLTGHRSEVLDLCFNPKESLILTTSDDGTARIFKYEVNKDND